A genomic segment from Spinacia oleracea cultivar Varoflay chromosome 3, BTI_SOV_V1, whole genome shotgun sequence encodes:
- the LOC130470171 gene encoding uncharacterized protein — translation MTGDRNRFLSLTTYEGGTVTFGDNKKGNIIGIGKVGKSKSHSIDNVFLVEGLGHSLLSISQFCDKGNYAKFFSNKCLIINSNTDTVILEGQRKGNTYVVNLNSVPHSNLTCLSVIEDDPLLWHKRFGHASFSLMNKLNSKNLVTGLPNTKFAKVSVCDACIKGKQVRTSFKSKGMISTTRPLELIHMDLCGPMRTQSRSGKRYVLVIVDDFSRYTWVIFLASKEETFEEFVAFASRVQRQSNHKLVHIRSDHGTEFQNKKFDDLCKESGISHNFSAPRNPQQNGVVERKNRTLEDMTRTMLIASGLPKSFWAEALNTACYVLNRVLVRAIKNKTPYELNRGRKPSITHLRIFGCKCFVHNNGKDQLGKFDALSTTPEGNFELGLTRKTEDEEVKRTSQIEEQTQDVETPEGGTVEEELNEFERNKVWHLEPTPLANRVIGLKWVFRNKQDEHATITRNKARLVVKGYNQQEGIDFEETFAPVARMEAIRILIAFASYMGFKLYQMDVKCAFLNGHLKEEVYVEQPPGFEDPEYPSHVYKLDKALYGLKQAPRAWYERLSHFLLDNKFNRGKIDRTLFLKSRNTDILIVQIYVDDIIFGATNEDLCKEFSDLMQQEFQMSMMGELNFFLGLQIKQMEQGIMIHQQKYIKDLIKKYGMESAKSNHTPMGTTTRLDEDQEGKSVDQTRYRGMIGSLLYLTASRPDIAFSLGVCARFQSNPKESHLTAVKRILRYLKGTDDLCLWYPNYDHFDLKGYTDADYAGDLVNRKSTSGMVQFLGFQETQHRGIIHNRS, via the exons atgacaggagacagaaACAGATTTCTCTCACTCACGACCTATGAAGGTGGAACTGTGACTTTTGGCGATAACAAAAAAGGTAACATCATTGGGATTGGTAAGGTTGGTAAGTCAAAGTCTCACTCCATCGATAATGTATTTTTAGTTGAAGGTCTAGGACATAGCTTATTAAGCatttctcaattctgtgacaaaggaaattatgctaaattcttCTCGAATAAATGTCTGATTATCAACAGTAACACTGATACAGTGATCTTAGAGGGACAGAGGAAAGGGAACACCTATGTGGTTAACCTTAACTCCGTTCCTCACTCCAATCTGACCTGTCTCagtgttattgaagatgatccattATTGTGGCATAAAAGATTTGGtcatgctagtttctctctaATGAACAAGTTGAATTCAAAAAATTTAGTCACAGGTCTTCCAAATACCAAGTTCGCAAAAGTATCAGTATGTGATGCCTGTATCAAAGGAAAACAAGTGAGAACTTCTTTCAAGTCAAAGGGAATGATCAGTACAACAAGACCACTGGAGCTGATCCacatggacttatgtggaccaatgagaactcAAAGTAGAAGTGGAAAAAGATATGTGCTTGTAATTGTAGATGACTTCTCAAGATACACATGGGTAATCTTCCTAGCCAGCAAGGAAGAAACATTTGAAGAATTCGTGGCATTTGCCTCTAGAGTCCAACGACAAAGCAATCACAAACTGGTccacatcagatcagatcatggtactgaattccaaaacaaaaaattTGATGACCTATGCAAAGAATCAGGAATAAGTCATAACTTCTCTGCACCTAGAAATCCTCAACAGAATGGTGTGGTAGAAAGAAAAAATCGAACTCTTGAAGACATGACAAGAACAATGCTGATTGCTAGTGGACTTCCAAAAAGTTTCTGGGCTGAAGCTCTAAACACAGCATGCTATGTGCTAAATCGAGTGTTGGTTAGAGcaatcaaaaacaaaaccccatatgaattaaatagaggaAGAAAACCCTCCATAACTCATCTCAGAATCTTTGGATGCAAGTGTttcgtccacaacaatggaaaagacCAACTGGGAAAATTTGATGCACTAA GTACAACTCCTGAAGGAAATTTCGAACTAGGACTCACAAGAAAAACTGAAGACGAAGAAGTAAAAAGGACTTCTCAAATAGAAGAACAGACACAGGATGTTGAAACACCAGAAGGAggaacagttgaa gaGGAACTCAATGAATTCGAAAGAAATAAGGTATGGCATCTTGAGCCGACACCTTTAGCCAACAGAGTAATAGGTCTAAAGTGGGTATTCAGAAACAAACAAGACGAGCATGCAACCATCACTAGGAACAAAGCCAGATTGGTGGTCAAAGGATACAATCAGCAAGAAGGGATAGATTTTGAAGAGACATTTGCTCCAGTTGCCAGAATGGAAGCAATACGTATACTTATAGCGTTCGCTTCATACATGGGATTCAAactctatcaaatggatgtaaaatgtgCGTTCCTAAACGGACATCTCAAGGAAGAAGTCTACGTGGAACAACCACCAGGGTTTGAAGATCCAGAATATCCCTCACATGTGTACAAGCTGGACAAAGCACTATATGGATTAAAACAAGCTCCAAGAGCATGGTATGAACGACTTTCTCACTTCCTACTAGACAATAAATTCAATCGAGGTAAGATTGATAGAACCCTATTCCTTAAGTCAAGAAATACAGATATACtaatagttcaaatttatgttgatgacattATATTTGGTGCTACTAACGAAGATCTTTGCAAGGAATTCTCTGACTTAATGCagcaagaatttcaaatgagcatgatgggagaaCTTAACTTCTTCCTAGGTCTTCAAATCAAACAAATGGAACAAGGCATCATGATACATCAACAGAAATACATAAAGGACCTCAtcaagaaatatggaatggagtcGGCTAAAAGCAACCACACACCAATGGGAACAACTACAAGACTAgatgaggatcaagaaggtaAGAGTGTTGATCAAACaagatacagaggtatgataggCTCTTTACTTTATCTTACAGCAAGCAGACCAGACATTGCATTCAGTTTAGGTGTCTGTGCCCGCTTTCAATCTAATCCAAAGGAATCCCATCTCACAGCAGTCAAAAGAATTCTAAGATACCTAAAAGGAACAGATGACTTATGCCTATGGTACCCTAACTATGATCACTTTGATCTCAAAGGATATACAGATGCTGACTACGCAGGTGATTTAGTAAACAGAAAGAGCACATCAGGGATGGTGCAGTTCCTGGGCTTCCAAGAAACACAACACCGTGGCATTATCCACAACAGAAGCTGA